One window of the Etheostoma spectabile isolate EspeVRDwgs_2016 chromosome 16, UIUC_Espe_1.0, whole genome shotgun sequence genome contains the following:
- the LOC116704465 gene encoding transmembrane protein 230 isoform X1 yields MCACALFENKEVSPEISIHENNRFGTVEEQSAQDNIDCVNYTSSKELLMQAIRSNMLGVGISNNKVKYSRLAADEDGYIDLQFKKSPPKVPYKAIALAIFLFLIGSLLIVFGALLLSGTIKVEHPDRTIPVIVIGLLVFLPGFYHLRIAYFAAKGYRGYSYDDIPDFGD; encoded by the exons atgtgcgcatgcgctCTGTTCGAAAATAAGGAAGTTTCCCCCGAGATTTCGATACATGAAAACAACCGATTTGGCACCGTAGAGGAGCAGTCTGCACAGGATAACATTGACTGTGTTAATTATACCTCAAGTAAAG AGCTTCTAATGCAGGCAATAAGAAGCAACATGTTGGGTGTTGGAATCTCCAACAACAAGGTCAAGTACTCACGGCTGGCGGCGGATGAAGACGGTTACATAGACTTACAG TTCAAGAAAAGCCCACCAAAGGTCCCATACAAGGCGATTGCACTGGCAATATTCCTGTTTTTGATTGGCTCCTTACTGATAGTCTTCGGGGCTCTTCTTCTCTCAGGAACCATAAAGGTCGAG caTCCAGACCGCACCATTCCTGTCATCGTCATAGGGCTACTCGTGTTCCTTCCTGGATTTTACCATTTGAGAATTGCCTACTTCGCCGCGAAGGGTTACCGGGGTTACTCCTACGACGACATCCCAGATTTTGGCGACTGA
- the LOC116704465 gene encoding transmembrane protein 230 isoform X2, with the protein MQAIRSNMLGVGISNNKVKYSRLAADEDGYIDLQFKKSPPKVPYKAIALAIFLFLIGSLLIVFGALLLSGTIKVEHPDRTIPVIVIGLLVFLPGFYHLRIAYFAAKGYRGYSYDDIPDFGD; encoded by the exons ATGCAGGCAATAAGAAGCAACATGTTGGGTGTTGGAATCTCCAACAACAAGGTCAAGTACTCACGGCTGGCGGCGGATGAAGACGGTTACATAGACTTACAG TTCAAGAAAAGCCCACCAAAGGTCCCATACAAGGCGATTGCACTGGCAATATTCCTGTTTTTGATTGGCTCCTTACTGATAGTCTTCGGGGCTCTTCTTCTCTCAGGAACCATAAAGGTCGAG caTCCAGACCGCACCATTCCTGTCATCGTCATAGGGCTACTCGTGTTCCTTCCTGGATTTTACCATTTGAGAATTGCCTACTTCGCCGCGAAGGGTTACCGGGGTTACTCCTACGACGACATCCCAGATTTTGGCGACTGA